The following are encoded in a window of Shewanella psychrotolerans genomic DNA:
- a CDS encoding sensor domain-containing diguanylate cyclase: MQLINIRHLAFAFALGILGLLVNLVPIQLFGNQQLVIGNMFFVIVAIFIGPWYALLTALLCTTGLYIAWDSWHTFLLFPLEALWLGYARRKEFYSLYADIVYWSVVGIPLFYIYLNLLSELPDHYFTFIILKQGINGLFYTVLASILVTLLPVQFHIKDKITNQKRKSFNQQLTYTFIQILTLVLLVSALIFNNHSLDQQQLAVKHSLEDSANHLGKATQAFIDDHYRTIDNAARWLSFGSDQSQWQGLLSKLHQSYPNFISMLITDDQGLITAASPIDRLNRSDGNNKTLSVMNRHYFQEAFFNQLTFISPAFLGRGFGNDPIVAISAPLYQATNQIKPVGILEGSLNLTKFAQIDHRDRGYETRSIILVDENNLIIYASESLKMQPLKPLQFSMSGLNYKTKLKMINFNHLDSESPEYAYSKYILNNGWSLYVVVPFSPLLAQVEQQYLMTFTVLLFSFITTILLIQVISGRLTTPLEVIATKFSSGDMNGSEKLLLNDTTPKEICTLSRSIQKSKLELLSYQLELEEKVALRTVELEKANIQLQALSEMDELTGLYNRRYTETHFPTLHDMCKRNCSALAFCIVDIDHFKRINDTYGHQAGDKALITLAKLMKQFFKRDTDIISRYGGEEFLIILPQCNVLQVEIHLNQFRQLIADTEIEMNSTERATLTVSIGAVISNAGEFNNIDHWFKMADLNLYEAKESGRNKVISSLLAE; the protein is encoded by the coding sequence ATGCAATTGATTAATATTCGCCATTTGGCATTCGCATTCGCTTTAGGTATTTTAGGTTTACTGGTAAACCTCGTCCCGATTCAACTGTTTGGCAACCAGCAGTTGGTCATTGGTAACATGTTCTTTGTTATTGTCGCCATCTTTATTGGCCCTTGGTACGCCCTACTAACCGCACTTTTATGTACAACAGGTCTCTATATCGCATGGGACAGTTGGCATACGTTCTTATTATTTCCTCTCGAAGCACTTTGGTTGGGTTATGCTCGCCGCAAAGAGTTCTATTCACTTTATGCAGATATTGTGTACTGGAGCGTTGTCGGCATCCCACTATTTTATATTTACTTAAACCTACTGTCAGAATTACCAGACCATTATTTTACTTTTATTATTTTAAAACAGGGCATTAACGGTCTATTCTATACTGTATTAGCGTCAATCCTTGTCACACTGCTCCCTGTTCAATTTCATATAAAAGATAAGATAACCAATCAAAAACGTAAAAGCTTTAACCAACAGTTGACCTACACTTTCATCCAGATCCTAACTTTGGTCTTGCTAGTCTCAGCCCTTATTTTTAATAATCATTCTCTCGATCAACAGCAGTTAGCGGTAAAACATAGCCTTGAAGATTCAGCTAATCATCTAGGTAAAGCAACTCAGGCATTTATTGATGACCATTACCGCACCATAGATAATGCTGCTCGATGGCTCAGCTTTGGCTCAGACCAAAGTCAATGGCAAGGGCTACTATCAAAACTACATCAAAGTTACCCTAACTTTATCTCAATGCTTATTACTGATGACCAAGGACTCATAACAGCCGCAAGTCCCATTGATCGTTTAAACCGGTCAGATGGTAATAACAAAACCCTAAGTGTTATGAACAGACACTACTTCCAAGAAGCATTTTTCAATCAGCTTACTTTTATCTCTCCTGCATTTCTTGGGCGGGGATTTGGAAATGATCCAATAGTGGCTATCAGTGCACCACTTTATCAGGCGACAAATCAAATCAAACCCGTTGGCATACTAGAGGGTTCACTAAACTTGACCAAATTTGCACAAATTGATCATCGAGATAGGGGCTATGAGACTCGCTCAATTATCTTAGTCGATGAGAATAATTTAATAATCTACGCATCTGAATCTCTCAAAATGCAGCCATTAAAACCGCTACAATTCTCTATGAGTGGACTCAACTATAAAACCAAGTTGAAAATGATCAATTTTAATCATTTAGATAGCGAGAGTCCTGAGTATGCTTATTCTAAATACATACTAAATAATGGTTGGTCTCTGTACGTCGTGGTTCCCTTCTCTCCGTTATTAGCCCAAGTAGAACAGCAATACTTAATGACATTTACAGTATTACTTTTTTCATTTATTACCACAATATTACTCATCCAAGTGATCAGTGGCAGATTAACCACTCCACTTGAGGTGATAGCAACGAAGTTCAGCAGTGGGGATATGAATGGAAGTGAAAAACTGCTGCTCAATGACACAACGCCCAAAGAAATCTGCACACTATCTCGCAGTATTCAAAAGAGTAAATTGGAACTACTGAGTTACCAACTTGAACTGGAAGAAAAAGTAGCGTTACGAACCGTAGAATTAGAAAAAGCCAATATCCAATTACAAGCGTTAAGTGAAATGGATGAACTCACAGGCCTCTATAATAGACGCTATACAGAAACGCACTTTCCAACGCTACACGATATGTGTAAGCGTAACTGCTCTGCATTGGCATTTTGTATCGTCGATATTGACCACTTTAAACGAATTAATGACACCTATGGCCATCAAGCGGGTGATAAGGCATTAATCACACTGGCCAAATTAATGAAACAGTTCTTCAAGCGAGATACAGATATTATCTCTCGATATGGTGGTGAAGAGTTTTTGATAATCTTACCCCAGTGTAACGTTCTGCAAGTAGAAATTCACCTTAACCAATTTAGACAACTCATTGCCGATACTGAGATTGAGATGAATTCGACCGAAAGAGCTACGCTTACCGTCAGTATCGGAGCGGTAATTAGTAATGCCGGTGAATTCAATAACATAGATCACTGGTTTAAAATGGCAGATCTAAACCTCTATGAAGCCAAAGAAAGTGGCAGAAATAAAGTGATCAGTTCTCTGTTAGCTGAATAA
- a CDS encoding DUF6942 family protein: MMKKLAQIGPKNADICFYLPNPPRLPTNWQASSNLNIEELITLNGNHWRKIFVIMAKIVCPTSDWRSYLPKLLQQDESIHFGKTTLCPNGKIHIVCGQQSAQALSLDVLTEPQSFRLINQVNQQICLLPYLDYRQCPNSTIDALRCALEAH, encoded by the coding sequence ATGATGAAAAAACTTGCACAAATTGGCCCCAAAAATGCGGATATCTGTTTTTATCTACCCAATCCCCCACGTCTACCTACAAATTGGCAAGCATCATCCAACTTAAATATTGAAGAGTTGATCACACTCAATGGTAATCATTGGCGAAAAATATTTGTCATCATGGCGAAAATCGTCTGCCCAACGAGTGACTGGCGGAGTTACCTTCCAAAGCTACTGCAACAAGATGAATCGATTCACTTTGGAAAAACCACGCTTTGTCCAAATGGCAAAATCCATATCGTCTGCGGTCAACAAAGTGCCCAAGCTTTATCACTTGATGTCTTAACGGAGCCTCAATCATTTCGATTGATAAACCAAGTCAACCAACAAATCTGTCTACTACCTTATCTCGACTATCGACAATGCCCTAATAGCACTATCGATGCACTACGCTGCGCGTTAGAAGCCCATTAA
- a CDS encoding alpha/beta hydrolase, with protein sequence MKTLLISSSKHLILAITYGALGIIVALLYGAIWFLNARPDLSIWHTTQLSSQYHHDMHLTDFKQYIALEDKLSAEIESKVFSQTQGVTNQPLNRYVRGSYSDPQKWSFDWNRSFEWQSPQAEFGLLLIHGMSDAPYSMSHFAQHFKQKAHVLGLRLPGHGTLPSGLVDVTWQEMAEVVALATEHMQKQLGGKPLYVIAFSTGAALALNHELEALSQNRGTSYAGLIFVSPAIGLTPVAAGAKWQDKLGQFLGLDKLSWNAIQTEYDPFKYNSFAVNAGDVVYQLAEQNQSLFDKLSQTQVAKLADVLTFQSVADSTVSTPDVIIDLYQRLAVKNNQLVLFDINRLDVNMALIVDDPMDALKPLIVPELMQYELTLVQNQQQINAQTTAISREVEAVRYRVNQTPLHEPLSLAWPKEVYSLSHVALPFPASDELYGPNKGEPNYRVHIGASAIRGERGVFGVPAAEILRQKWNPFFPYMIKRIENYIEAEQSSK encoded by the coding sequence ATGAAAACACTGCTTATTTCTTCAAGTAAACATCTGATATTGGCAATTACCTATGGTGCACTAGGGATTATTGTCGCGTTACTCTATGGCGCTATTTGGTTTCTTAATGCGCGGCCAGATCTATCGATCTGGCATACGACGCAGTTGAGTTCTCAATATCATCATGATATGCATTTAACTGATTTTAAACAGTATATAGCATTAGAGGATAAACTGTCCGCTGAAATTGAGTCTAAGGTGTTTAGCCAAACTCAAGGCGTAACTAACCAGCCGCTTAACCGTTATGTGCGTGGTAGTTACTCGGATCCGCAAAAGTGGTCGTTTGACTGGAATCGAAGTTTTGAATGGCAGTCTCCTCAGGCTGAATTTGGATTGTTATTGATCCATGGCATGTCTGACGCGCCTTATTCCATGTCTCATTTTGCTCAACATTTCAAGCAAAAGGCGCATGTGTTAGGTTTGCGTTTACCCGGTCATGGCACTTTACCCTCTGGACTTGTTGATGTTACTTGGCAAGAGATGGCTGAAGTCGTCGCGTTAGCCACCGAACATATGCAAAAACAGCTCGGGGGAAAACCGCTTTACGTTATCGCTTTTTCAACTGGGGCGGCATTAGCGCTTAATCACGAGTTAGAAGCCTTGAGTCAGAATAGAGGTACATCTTACGCTGGGCTAATTTTTGTATCGCCAGCAATAGGGTTAACACCTGTGGCGGCTGGTGCGAAATGGCAAGATAAATTAGGTCAATTTTTGGGTTTAGATAAACTGAGTTGGAATGCGATTCAAACTGAGTACGATCCCTTTAAATACAACTCTTTTGCTGTCAACGCTGGAGATGTTGTCTATCAACTAGCAGAGCAAAATCAGTCTCTTTTTGATAAGCTTTCACAAACCCAAGTGGCTAAGCTTGCAGATGTGTTAACTTTTCAATCGGTAGCGGATAGCACCGTATCAACCCCCGATGTGATTATTGATCTGTATCAGCGGCTAGCGGTTAAAAATAATCAGTTAGTGCTTTTTGATATTAATCGTCTGGATGTCAATATGGCATTGATAGTCGATGATCCTATGGATGCTCTAAAACCGTTAATTGTGCCTGAACTTATGCAATATGAGCTGACGCTTGTACAAAATCAGCAGCAAATAAATGCACAAACGACAGCAATCTCTCGGGAAGTTGAGGCTGTGCGATATAGAGTGAATCAAACGCCACTGCATGAACCACTTTCTTTAGCATGGCCTAAAGAGGTTTACTCTCTATCTCATGTAGCACTGCCTTTTCCTGCATCCGATGAGCTATATGGGCCTAACAAAGGGGAACCTAATTACAGAGTTCATATTGGGGCTTCAGCCATTCGTGGTGAGCGCGGCGTATTTGGCGTACCTGCAGCTGAAATCTTACGCCAAAAATGGAATCCCTTTTTTCCCTACATGATTAAGCGAATAGAAAATTATATTGAGGCAGAGCAATCTAGTAAATAA